Genomic DNA from Mycolicibacterium helvum:
GCCACCGGAGGGGGAGAGGTTCTTCCACCAGATCGAGTGGTTGACATGGCCGCCGAGATGAAACGCCAGGTTCTTCTCGTTGAGGAAGATCGCGGCGTGATCGTTGTTGGCGCGGGCTTCTTCCAGCTTCGTGACGGCGTCGTTGACGCCTTTGACATACGCCGCGTGGTGCTTGCTGTGGTGGATCTCGTTGATCTCCCCGGAGATATGGGGTTCCAGTGCCCCGTAGTCGTAGTCCAGCTCAGGCAGGGTGTACTCGGCCATGGGGTGTCCTCTGCTTTCGTGCTTGTGGGCAGTTCATCGACGTGTGGTGTGACGATCAGTCGTACTTCAGCCTATCTGTTCACATGTTCAGATGATACGGTGGGTTTGTGGGTCGGCCGCGGGCACCGCAGTCGATGCAGCACATCACTAACCGCCATCCGGTGGCCAATGGTGCCGCGGCCGTCCACGCCACGCCTGAAGTGCCTCTGGCGCAGCAGTTTTCCTGGTGGTTGAGCCGGAACTTGCTGGGCTCAGTAATCCCAGGTGGCGGGTACGCACCGGAAGGCGTCACCGGCGGTCGCCACGTGACAGACTGACGGGAACGGCAGGTGCGTGGCTACCAGTGCGCCGCCGGTCGCCGCCAGCTCGCGCAGAAGTTCCACCCGGACGCGCGTCGCCTCCGCGGGGTCGTGCTCGAAACCGTTCTGCCACTCGGGATTATCGAATCCGACAGCGAAGACCGCATCGCCGGCGAAGGTCAGCTGATCACCGCCAGACTCCAGCCGTACGATGCTGTGCCCGGGTGTGTGGCCACCGGTGCGACTGATGAGCACTCCCGGTGCCACCTCGTGCTCAGTCTCGAACGGTCGCAGCTGGCCGCGGTAGTCGTTGAGGAATTGGGTTGCCGTTCGTCGCAAGACGTCCGGGATCAGCTGGACCGCCTCGTGAAGGTGCTTTCCGCGTGCCTGAACGCAAGATGGTTCGAAAAGTCATCCCGAAAGTGAGATGGGGCGGAGTTAGAACTCGCTTCGTCCGGTGATGTGCTTGAACGAGTGGTCCAAGCGTCGCGTCATACGTCTCGTATCGTCGAGATCCCGGTCAGGTGCGGTATCGGCGGAATCATTGATGCCCGCTGCGTAGGTGCCCGACACCACGGCCGACCAGACCCTGACGGTTCGCAGAATCAAGGGGTCTTCAGGGTCCATGCCGTAGTGATCGGCGAGCGCGAGCGGCAGCGTCTGCTTGCGTCGCTCCGAGATCGCGGTCGCCACGGTGCGTGAGGCCATCGCCAGCAACCCCATCTGTTGCATCCGCTGCAGGGGGACGGTCCCGGTACCGTCGATGATCCCACTCAACATTGCCTTGTGGGCCCGACCCAGTGCGTCGACGAGATCCTCGTCTTGCTCGCCGTCGGCCAAGCACTTGATGGCAGCGGCCAGCATGTCGTCGACGACCTCAAGGACGACCGACTCCTTGGTCGGGAAGACCTCGCAGAGGGTCTGGATGGGTATTCGGCATGTGTTGGCGACATCGTGGAGTGTCGTATGACCGAATCCGCGCGCCAGGAACAACGGCAGGGCAGCATCGATCACCGCACCGCGGTCAAACTCTGCTGTCGAATCCATGGCTAGAGGATCGTAGGCCTCCCAGGGCAATAGCGCCCTTCCACTAAGCCAAATCGAGTAAAGGTGGCTCCGGAGAACCGTCGCGATGCGAAGGTGGATCCAATGTGTCGACGAATGTTGGGCGCCATACTCGCGGCTGCCGTGGGCCTGGCTTCCGCGCCGGTGGCGGCTGCCGGCGATGACGACTGCAGTCTTCTTCTGCCGGCGGCCGATCGGCTGGAAACCGTGTTCAACGAGGTCGCCCCGACCGGCACACCACCATGGGTGGCAGCCCAGGTACGAGCCCCGTTGAGTCCGCTGCACAACTTGAGCAGCCCGCCCGGGATCGATCTGCGGATCCGGTCGAACATGGTGGCATCGCAAATCGACAACGGCGACCCGTACCGGCCGGCGACCCCGGAACGACTTGCCAGCGATCTAGCCAAGGCCAGAGACCTGCTGAACGCGGTCCGTGACTACTGCGCACCGTAGCGCCTAGTTGCCGCCGACGCCCCAGCTCTTGATCGAAACACGTTCGGCGTCAGGCCAAATGGCCCTGGCGGCAGGAGAATTGCAGAAGTAGTCCTCCGCCTGGCGGATGCTCATATCGACCGCGTGCAGGCCGTCTTCCTGGTGGGCGCGGCAATTGACGGTCAAGACCCGGTTGGTGGCAGGATCCGCATCCAAGACTTCGATCGTCAACACCACAACGAGTGTGTATCCCGCTCCGGTCGGCAGGTAGAAGGTGAGATCCCGGCTGGCAAGGCCACCGCCGTTGGTCACCAGATAGCCGTCGCCACTGGGATATGTGGCCTGCCCGACCATTTGGGTGCGTTCGTAGTGCTGGCTGTCCCCGTGGGCCCGCCACACCGCGAAGCGGGTATTCGGGTTCGCCCCGTTGAGCAGATTCTGCGAAATGGGGATGATCAGCTCATCGCGGCCGTCGCCGTCGACATCCTGTAACCCGACGCCGCCCGGGGCCGACGGTTCGAGCAGTTCGTCGATCGTCTGCACCACCGCTCCCGACGGGTCGGTCACGGTGACCTTCACCGCCCTGGGGTGCGGCAGTTCGGGCACGCTCCAGTACTCGACCGCGAAATCGAGATCACCGGAGTGCAGGGTGCAGTCCACTTGCGGCGATTTCCCTGTCGGGGTGATAACCGGGTTCGATTGCGGACAGGGCGGCAGCGAGGTGTCCGCCCCGGCTACCGGGCACAGCGTGCTCGTTGCCGCTATCGTCACGACGGCGACGAGTAGCGACAGCCGATTCACGGACGGGGCGCCGGCGTGGCCGGGGCGGGCGCGGGAGCTGGAGCAGGCGCGGGAGCCGCGCCGGGTGGCGGAGCGGGTGGAGCCCCAGGAGCTGGGGGAGCCGCAGGGGCGCCAGCTCCTGGGAGCTGTTGCTCCTCGGGCGCCTTGGTGCCGGTCTTGGGGCCGATATCGGTGACCTGCCAGGCATTGCCGATGTTGTTGACGGTCACCCGCAACAGGATGATCGACACCTTCGGGGTCGGGTTCTGCAGATTGCGGGTGGTTTGGTGGGCCGACACCACCACTTCGTAGGAACCGTCTTGTTGCAGGACCGGATCGGTGGCCAGCACCTCACCGGTGGAGCTGACCTGAGCCTGCAGCATGACCGCTTTGAGTAGGTCGGTGGCGTTGACGTACTTGTCTTTAAGCTGTTGCGAAACACCATCTTCGACGGCGTGGAAGAAGGCGTCTGGGTCTTCGAAACTGTACGTCAGTGACTTCATTGCGTAGTCCCTGGCGAGCTGTGCCGCGGCCGCGCGATCCGACTCGCTCTGGCGCAGCTGGGCAAGCTGGTCGCTAACCTGCCGATACTTGATGAACCCGAACACTCCGCCGGCGATCACCACCGCCACCAAAACAATGGCAATCCAGAGCCCGCGGCTCTTCGACCACTGCCGACGCGTGGGGGACGGGTCAGCTGGCGCAGTGTCCTCGGCCGTGGCCCCGGCTGTTGCCGGGGTCGCGGTGTCGTCGACTGTTGTCTCATCACCAACAGTTGGCTCGCTCATGTGGAGATCTTCCTTGGTTGTCGCGTGGTTCGTGGTCACTGGTGCCACTCGGGTACGTTGAGCTGAACCCGCACGCCACCGGTGTCGTTGAACGTCGATTCCCAGAAGTCGAGCCAGTGCCCGGCGTCCACCTTAACGTCGTGCAGCGGTGCCATCGCAGGCTGCAGGATGGTGGCGAAGGTACTCAGCGGGCCGGCCAGCATGTCGAGCCATTCGCCCAACTTGGCCACCAGGATGCCGACTGGGTCCTGAGGGCCGATCACGCCTATGCCGGTATGCGACAGGATCTCGATCTGGTGGATCAGCTGCAAGAAGGCCGGCACTGATTTCGGCAGCATTGTGCCGGTCTCGCTGATGATTTCGCCGGCGTGGAGCTCGCCCAGGTTGGTCGTGAACGTGGAGACGTTGCTGAACAGCGTACCCAGCAGTTCCTTGTCGTCGCGGATCACTTTGGCCGTCAACCCGGCGGTGACGGCCAGCGAGTCGATGGTCTCGTCGTTGCCCTTGAACGCCGCGGACATGTCGTTGATGATGCCGTGGATCTGGTCGAGGTTGAGCGCCGTGAACAGCACGTTGGCCTTGGTGAGCAGATCGCTGGCGGTCACGATCGGGGCGACCCGCTCCGCGGGGATCACCGCCCCGTCGGCGAAGTACGGCGGCGCAATCAATTTCGGCCGGAAATCAATGTACTGTTCGCCGGCGGCCGACAGGTTCTCCACGCTGATCGTGCTGTCGGCGGGGACTTGATACTTGCTGTCGACGTCCATCGAGACCGCCAGCCCGCTGTTGGTGGTCTGGATCCCGGTCACCCGGCCGACCTTGATGCCGCGCATCGTCACTTCCGAGGTGGACATCAAGCCGCCGGAGCTGTTGAGCAGCAGGGTGAGTCGGGTGATCTGCTTCGTGGGGCCCATATCGAGTACACCGAACGACATGTAGGCCGCGCCGGCCAGCGTCATGACCACCAGGATGGCCAGCGTGGTGCGCGCACTGAATTTCATGGCACCAGTCCCATCGTCTGCATGGTCTGTACCGCCGCGTCGGCCTTGTCCGCGGGATCGACGCCCTCCTGTCCGGTCGGCGCATGAAGTTCGGTGATGGTGTATTTCGGGCCACCGTTGCGGAAGAAACCGAGGAGCTTGTAGCGCAGCAAGGCGACGAATTTGTCAGCGATCACCGGAATCGTGGTATCCGCGGTTGCCATCGTGTGGATCATCGGTGTGATGTAGGAGAGGATCTGCATCAGGTCACCGGCGATGGGGTTGATGAGATCGCCGCCGAGCTTGCCGACGTCCCGAGAAGCGCCGACCACGTTGAGGATCGCGATCGTGACCGCCGATAGGCCTTGGAGTTTGGCCGGGCCCTCGGTGACCAGCCGATTGAACACCTGCGTGTTGGCCGCGAAGCCGGAGGTGATGTTCTCCATGCCGTCGAGCATCTTGTTGATGGTGTCCTGATTGGCGGCCAGGTCATTGAGCACGCCGGCAACGGTGTGCTGCATCCGGGTCAGCTCGCCCGGGTCCTGGGGGAAGGCCTTGTTGACGTTGACCACGGTGGTTTGCAGCGTGCCGATCGCGCCGCCGGCCACCAGGTTCGACATCGAGCGCAACAGGTCTTCGACGTTGTCGGCCGGTGCTGTGTTGCGTAGCGGGATGGTGTCGCCGTTGCCCAACACCGGCCCGGACTTGTCATCCGGCGGGAGTAGCGCGATATAGATGTCGCCCAGCGGGGTTGCCTGGCGAAGTTCCGCCCGGGTGGTGACGGGGAGCTTTGTGTCACCGGCGATCTCGACGTAGGTGACCGCGGTGGTGCCCTCGAGCTGGACGCGGTCGAGCACGCCGATCTGCACCCCGCCGGAGTCGACCTTGGCCCGCGCGGGCAGGTTGAGCACGCTGGCGAACTCGATCTTGATGTTGTAGGAGTGCCGGGGGGTGTAGGCGCCCGGCACGGGTAGCCGAGTCGGATCCAGCGAGCATGCCGCCGTCAGACTCAGCGCCACGGTGGCCAGCAGTATGCAGAGCGTGCGCATCGATCGTCGGATCATGGTGACAGCGCCGCCCCCAGAACGAGATTGGTAAGGCCGAGGGTGATCGGGTCCGTCGGCGTGCCCGACGCGCACGCCGCGGCCGCGCCGGGGATATTGCGTTCTTTGAGTCCCGCACAGATGGCGCCGGCCTGCGTCGGAGCGATCGACACCTGCGGTGGGATGTAGGTGACGTTGTGGGTGCCCCACGCCGGTTCGTAGATATCGGCGATCCAGTGGCTGAATTGCGGCCACGAATTGATCATCGCCGTGATGGCCGGGATGTGTCTGTTCAGCAGGTCCCGCAGTCCGCCGAAGCGGGCGTCGAACTTCTCATAGAACCGTGGCCCGAACCGGTTGATCGCTTCGATCAACGTGGGAAGCAGATGTGACACATAGGCCATCGCCGCTCCGAAATTATCCGAGAGGCCTTCCATCAACTGCGTGGTGACTGGCAGAGTTCGGATCACTGAGGCAAAGCTGTCCCAGTTCTTGAGGAAGTCCGAGGTGAGGATTTCGCTGTTCTCGAATAGCTGCCGATAGTCGGCGTCGGCTTTATACGGGTCGGCGAGCATGGTGACCAGATTGCGCATTGTCTTGTTGATGCCGGGTCCGGTGCCCTTCAGCGAATTGCTGGCCGCGGACAAGCTGTCATTGATGGCTTGCACGCCCGGGGCCTTGGAAGGGTCTTGGCCCGGTTCGGATCCCAGGATAGCGTCGGTGAGATTGCCGATGGCAGAGAATGTTTCGCTGACACTGATCGGGGTCTTGGTGGCCTTCAGCTTGATGCACCCGGGGCCGGTGAATTTCGGGCCGCCGGTGTAGGGCTTGGTCAGTTCGATATGTCGGTCGGTGACGATCGATTGCGAATAGGTGACCGCACCGACGTCGGCAGGTAGCACGAGATCGGCGGGCACGGTGAAGTCCACCTCGACGTGGTCGGGCTTGTTGACGATCGCGGTCATCGAGCCGACCTCGATACCCAGCAGCGCCACCTTATTGCCCGGATAAAGCCCTACCGCGTCAGTGAATTCGGCGCACATCGCGCGGGTGGGATTGATCTTGGGTGTCAGGACCTTGATGCCCACGACCACCGCGACCGCGATGATGGCGACGATGACCACCGCGACGGCGATACCCCGCCGCGACCGTAACGGGGAGCCGGTTCCTGACATCTTGGCCATCTCAGCAGGTCTTCATGATGTTGGGCAGACACAGGTCTTGGCCGGGGACCAGCCGGTTGTGCTGGTCGAAGGTGACGCCGTTCCCACTGAGCATAGGCCCGACGATATTGAGCGTCTGGCCCAGACCGTCCAGCGCCATACCCCAACGCTCGGGGTGGGCTGCGAGCGTGTCGCTGATGTCTTCGATTCCCTCGGCGATGGGCATGACGTCTTTGCCGTACCACATCGTGAGGCGGTCGAGGATGCGGGTCAATTCTTTGATCAGACTGAAGAACTCGACGATGTCGACGGCCTTCGAGGTGTACATCTGGCCGAGGACATCGAACTGTTCGAATAGTGCGATCAGCTGCGCACGTCCGGCGGTCATTGCCCGCAGTCCGTCGTTGACGAAGTCCAGGCCGCGATGAAAGTCAGCGGTGGACTTGCTCATCGATTCGGTCAACTGATCCGCAGACTGCAACAGGTTACGCACCGCGTCGGGATAGGTGTTGGCGGCATTGGCGACCTCAGCGAAAGTGTCGTGGATGACCTGGCCGTCCACTTCTTTGACCACTGGGGTCGCCGCTTGAATGATGTCGTTGACTTCGAACGGCAAGGTCACGCGTTGCGGCGGAATCCCGTTGCGGCCCAGCGGCATCGTCCCCTTGGGGTCCAGCGCCACATAGTGGCCCCCCAACGGGGTCAGCAGTTTGATGTCCAGGGTGGAGTCGGAGCCGACCTTCACCGCGTTGTCGACGTCGAACTTCATCTCGACCAGGGCGCCGTCGAGGCGGACGCTGGTGACCTTGCCGACCGCGATTCCGGCCACCCGTACCTGATCGCCGGCGCGCAGGCCGGCGGAGTTGGGCATATGCGCGGTATAGCCGGCTTCGTCCGCCGGATTCAGGTAGGCCATCGCGGTGCCGGCGAGCGAGGCAATGATCACGGCGACGCCGATGATGCCGTTTCGGCGATTGCGAATGGCCGTGGCGCGTTCGTCGCGCGAATTATGCCGTCCGCCGATTCGGGCGCTCAATGCGCTGAGGCGATTGCCGCGTTTGATCACCGGCACACCACCAGATTCTGTTGGGCAAAGGAAACCTCGCCGATACCGGGCAGGGTCACTTCGCCACGCGTGCAGGAAAACGTTGGTGTCGCGGGTTGTTCATCGACCAGCCAGTCCCGCATGCCCTGGATCAACGATGGAGCGAGCGACAGGCCTGCGATGATCGTGGGGGTTTGCGGCCACATCCGGCTGGACAGGTCGTAGAGCGGACCGGTCGTCCCGTCGAACGTGCGCTCGAAATACTGCAGAACGTGGGTGGTGCTGCGCAGGACGGGCAGTCCGCTGTCCAGGGCGGCGCGGAATTCTTCAGCCTTCGAGCCGAATTTCGCCAGCACCTCGTTGAGCTGGGAGATGAGCGCAAACAGTTGTCCTGATTTGCCACCCAGATCTTGGGAGATCGCGCTGAGATTGCGGATCATGGTGGTGATCACGACCTGGCGGTCGACCGCCAGCTTGGAGATTTCGTCGAGGTCGTGAAGGAATGGGCCGATACCGGATTCGTCGCCCTGAATCAGCCGCAGCAGGTTCTCGCCCAACAGATTGAACTGGGCGGGGTCAAGGGTCTGGAACATCGGCTGAAACCCGTTGAACAGCTTCGCGACATCGAACGACGGGATCGTCTGTCCGATCGCAATGATGCCACCGTCCGGCAGGCGGTTGTCGGGCTTGGGTGGCTGGACAAGCTCGACGTAGCGCTGACCGATCAGGGTCTGATAGCGCACCGCGGCAACGGTGTTGGTGTACAGCGGATGGTCGGCTTGG
This window encodes:
- a CDS encoding MlaD family protein gives rise to the protein MIRRSMRTLCILLATVALSLTAACSLDPTRLPVPGAYTPRHSYNIKIEFASVLNLPARAKVDSGGVQIGVLDRVQLEGTTAVTYVEIAGDTKLPVTTRAELRQATPLGDIYIALLPPDDKSGPVLGNGDTIPLRNTAPADNVEDLLRSMSNLVAGGAIGTLQTTVVNVNKAFPQDPGELTRMQHTVAGVLNDLAANQDTINKMLDGMENITSGFAANTQVFNRLVTEGPAKLQGLSAVTIAILNVVGASRDVGKLGGDLINPIAGDLMQILSYITPMIHTMATADTTIPVIADKFVALLRYKLLGFFRNGGPKYTITELHAPTGQEGVDPADKADAAVQTMQTMGLVP
- a CDS encoding MlaD family protein, with the translated sequence MSGTGSPLRSRRGIAVAVVIVAIIAVAVVVGIKVLTPKINPTRAMCAEFTDAVGLYPGNKVALLGIEVGSMTAIVNKPDHVEVDFTVPADLVLPADVGAVTYSQSIVTDRHIELTKPYTGGPKFTGPGCIKLKATKTPISVSETFSAIGNLTDAILGSEPGQDPSKAPGVQAINDSLSAASNSLKGTGPGINKTMRNLVTMLADPYKADADYRQLFENSEILTSDFLKNWDSFASVIRTLPVTTQLMEGLSDNFGAAMAYVSHLLPTLIEAINRFGPRFYEKFDARFGGLRDLLNRHIPAITAMINSWPQFSHWIADIYEPAWGTHNVTYIPPQVSIAPTQAGAICAGLKERNIPGAAAACASGTPTDPITLGLTNLVLGAALSP
- a CDS encoding TetR/AcrR family transcriptional regulator, which produces MDSTAEFDRGAVIDAALPLFLARGFGHTTLHDVANTCRIPIQTLCEVFPTKESVVLEVVDDMLAAAIKCLADGEQDEDLVDALGRAHKAMLSGIIDGTGTVPLQRMQQMGLLAMASRTVATAISERRKQTLPLALADHYGMDPEDPLILRTVRVWSAVVSGTYAAGINDSADTAPDRDLDDTRRMTRRLDHSFKHITGRSEF
- a CDS encoding MlaD family protein, whose amino-acid sequence is MRSVTKSVIWLTIFTAVAVVCTLVVLTALRSPVTGALSRYTATFSDVSGLYVGDDVRISGVQVGKVQTIRLDGRVAKVDFSAQADHPLYTNTVAAVRYQTLIGQRYVELVQPPKPDNRLPDGGIIAIGQTIPSFDVAKLFNGFQPMFQTLDPAQFNLLGENLLRLIQGDESGIGPFLHDLDEISKLAVDRQVVITTMIRNLSAISQDLGGKSGQLFALISQLNEVLAKFGSKAEEFRAALDSGLPVLRSTTHVLQYFERTFDGTTGPLYDLSSRMWPQTPTIIAGLSLAPSLIQGMRDWLVDEQPATPTFSCTRGEVTLPGIGEVSFAQQNLVVCR
- a CDS encoding MlaD family protein; translated protein: MKFSARTTLAILVVMTLAGAAYMSFGVLDMGPTKQITRLTLLLNSSGGLMSTSEVTMRGIKVGRVTGIQTTNSGLAVSMDVDSKYQVPADSTISVENLSAAGEQYIDFRPKLIAPPYFADGAVIPAERVAPIVTASDLLTKANVLFTALNLDQIHGIINDMSAAFKGNDETIDSLAVTAGLTAKVIRDDKELLGTLFSNVSTFTTNLGELHAGEIISETGTMLPKSVPAFLQLIHQIEILSHTGIGVIGPQDPVGILVAKLGEWLDMLAGPLSTFATILQPAMAPLHDVKVDAGHWLDFWESTFNDTGGVRVQLNVPEWHQ
- a CDS encoding MlaD family protein, with translation MPVIKRGNRLSALSARIGGRHNSRDERATAIRNRRNGIIGVAVIIASLAGTAMAYLNPADEAGYTAHMPNSAGLRAGDQVRVAGIAVGKVTSVRLDGALVEMKFDVDNAVKVGSDSTLDIKLLTPLGGHYVALDPKGTMPLGRNGIPPQRVTLPFEVNDIIQAATPVVKEVDGQVIHDTFAEVANAANTYPDAVRNLLQSADQLTESMSKSTADFHRGLDFVNDGLRAMTAGRAQLIALFEQFDVLGQMYTSKAVDIVEFFSLIKELTRILDRLTMWYGKDVMPIAEGIEDISDTLAAHPERWGMALDGLGQTLNIVGPMLSGNGVTFDQHNRLVPGQDLCLPNIMKTC